In one Kitasatospora cineracea genomic region, the following are encoded:
- a CDS encoding MarR family winged helix-turn-helix transcriptional regulator, which yields MDGLVEGPANSPGFWLWHATLRWQREVAAALAPYDLTHPQFVLLSCAWWLNEQGATPNQQELSAQAGTDVRTTSQVVRKLEAKGLLDRTTDPDDTRARRLRITPRGTALARAAIPAVEAVDRTFFTPAAHGSPSLTPDALSHLLRRLAEAP from the coding sequence ATGGACGGACTGGTCGAGGGCCCGGCGAACAGCCCCGGCTTCTGGCTCTGGCACGCCACCCTGCGCTGGCAGCGCGAGGTCGCCGCCGCCCTCGCCCCGTACGACCTGACGCACCCCCAGTTCGTGCTGCTCTCCTGCGCCTGGTGGCTCAACGAGCAGGGCGCCACCCCCAACCAGCAGGAACTCTCCGCCCAGGCCGGCACCGACGTCCGCACCACCTCCCAGGTGGTGCGGAAACTGGAGGCCAAGGGCCTGCTCGACCGCACCACCGACCCCGACGACACCCGGGCCCGCCGCCTGCGCATCACTCCCCGCGGCACCGCCCTCGCCCGCGCCGCGATCCCGGCCGTCGAGGCGGTCGACCGCACTTTCTTCACCCCGGCCGCCCACGGCTCCCCGTCCCTCACCCCGGACGCCCTCAGCCACCTGCTCCGCCGCCTGGCCGAAGCCCCGTAA
- a CDS encoding alpha/beta fold hydrolase yields the protein MTEYVTSADGTRIAHQVAGDSGPAVVIVDGALCHRAFGPSGGLAAELAGAHRVFSYDRRGRGESGAGGPYAVEREVEDLAAVVAAAGGRATLLGLSSGAALALRAAGAGIGVERVVAYEPPFSTSEEQRARFAEYRAGVEKDVLAGEPGDAVARFMLFVGSPGPMVEQLRQSPVWPAFVAVAPTLVNDAEVLDGAAGAPVPTALLAGLPVPVLVADGELSPAMLRDAATATAAAAGAEHRTLAGQTHEVAPEVLGPVVAEFVARG from the coding sequence ATGACCGAGTACGTGACCTCCGCCGACGGCACCCGGATCGCCCACCAGGTGGCGGGCGACAGCGGCCCGGCCGTGGTGATCGTGGACGGCGCGCTGTGCCACCGCGCGTTCGGGCCGTCGGGCGGTCTCGCGGCCGAACTCGCCGGGGCGCACCGGGTGTTCAGCTACGACCGGCGCGGGCGCGGGGAGAGCGGTGCGGGCGGGCCGTACGCCGTGGAGCGGGAGGTGGAGGACCTGGCGGCGGTCGTCGCGGCGGCGGGCGGCCGGGCGACGCTGCTGGGTCTGTCCTCCGGGGCGGCGCTCGCGCTGCGGGCGGCCGGGGCGGGCATCGGGGTGGAGCGGGTGGTGGCGTACGAGCCGCCGTTCAGCACCTCCGAGGAGCAGCGCGCCCGGTTCGCGGAGTACCGGGCGGGCGTCGAGAAGGACGTCCTGGCGGGCGAGCCGGGCGACGCGGTGGCCCGGTTCATGCTCTTCGTCGGCTCCCCCGGGCCGATGGTCGAACAGCTGCGGCAGTCGCCGGTGTGGCCGGCCTTCGTGGCGGTGGCGCCGACCCTGGTCAACGACGCGGAGGTGCTGGACGGGGCGGCGGGCGCGCCGGTGCCGACCGCGCTGCTGGCCGGGCTGCCGGTGCCGGTGCTGGTCGCCGACGGCGAGCTCAGCCCCGCGATGCTGCGTGACGCCGCCACCGCGACGGCCGCCGCCGCGGGCGCCGAGCACCGCACCCTGGCGGGGCAGACCCACGAGGTGGCGCCGGAGGTGCTGGGGCCGGTGGTGGCGGAGTTCGTCGCCCGGGGCTGA
- a CDS encoding DUF4287 domain-containing protein yields MGVKGPASYFPSIEQKYGRPIAEWQQLITDSPLTKHMELVAWLKSEHGLGHGHANALVAHTLADAGS; encoded by the coding sequence ATGGGCGTCAAGGGACCGGCCAGCTACTTCCCCTCGATCGAGCAGAAGTACGGGCGCCCGATCGCCGAGTGGCAGCAGCTGATCACCGATTCGCCGCTGACCAAGCACATGGAGCTGGTGGCCTGGCTGAAGTCCGAGCACGGGCTGGGCCACGGGCACGCCAACGCGCTGGTCGCGCACACCCTGGCCGACGCCGGCAGTTGA